Sequence from the Rutidosis leptorrhynchoides isolate AG116_Rl617_1_P2 chromosome 3, CSIRO_AGI_Rlap_v1, whole genome shotgun sequence genome:
ATGATTAACCATGATCACCTATATATAGTTAATACTCGTAGCTCTCTATCATTTTAATTTTAAATCGTACGAGTTAAGTCACATGTTATGTACGGAGTATGCTTCAATTATATAGTTTCTCCTTGAAGTAAGATAAAATCAAAATTAATAGATAacaaataatgaaactcacacataccaAAAGCTCTTGTGACTCAGCTTTGTTAAAGAGTCTCATTAACTTTGAAATTATTAATTCGAGTTTCATCGTAAACAATATTTTTTTTTCCAAAATAAAGTTTTATTGATACCAAAATAAATACATGGGCCAGGGAATATCCATAACCCTAATTACAAAAAATGACAAGAAAATCTAAAACATAGGACTAAACAAACACAGCCCTAGAATAATGAAAGAAGCAAAATCACTCATCCTGGATCTTCAATCTGCCTTCTATCAATCCCATCTTCCAATTCTTCGCAGCTAACGCAATTGAAGCAGACCCTCTCACTTTTAGGGTTGTTAATTTTAGGCGAATACCATCAACAATGCAATGAATCAAATCCACTTCAGATCTTTGATTTCATTTGAAAATACGACAGTTCCTTTCTTGCCAGATATGATACACATCAGCATCGACAGTAAGACGATTAATAACATCCCAAATTTGACATCTAAAGGGGAAACCTGCAAGCATATTGACAATGCCCTGAAGATTACCTGGTAAGCCTCTAAAAATCAGAAATTTCTTCAATTCACTCCATACTTTTTTTGAAAACTCATATCCAAAGAATAAATGACTTATAGAATCCTCTTCTTTATCACAAAGAGCACATTTGAATGATTTACTAGGATACCATTTCATTAACTTGTCCTGTGTTGTTAACCTTTCTTTAACAGCAAGCCACATTATGAATGCATGTTTAGGATTTGCTTGAGGAAACCATACAACATGATGCTAGAGAACAGTTATGGTACTTGCTGTAAGATCAACCCATGCTTGACATGTTTTGTAAGGTACTTTGTTACCTTTGTTTATAATCCACTTGACACTGCCATCAATGTCTTCAACTACATGATTCCCGACTCTATCTCTTAATAACAACAGTTGCTTCCAACCCCAACGGTCACTTTGTTTATCCTCAATTTCCTAAATGAATTTCCCTTTTAACTTTACAA
This genomic interval carries:
- the LOC139901683 gene encoding uncharacterized protein encodes the protein MWLAVKERLTTQDKLMKWYPSKSFKCALCDKEEDSISHLFFGYEFSKKVWSELKKFLIFRGLPGNLQGIVNMLAGFPFRCQIWDVINRLTVDADVYHIWQERNCRIFK